The following proteins come from a genomic window of Oscillospiraceae bacterium:
- a CDS encoding YitT family protein, producing the protein MRTRHVIDGAVIFAGAFCYAAAVVVFIAPNVIPLGGVTGIALLLGGTLSLPVGTLTLLLNLPLFWLSLRFLGRNFLVRTLAATVLSSLLLDALAPLAARWALTYSDNPLLAALYGGVLSGAGLGLVFSRGATTGGSDILARLLRLKWERVGLGRLNLIVNAVVVLISALVYRSLESALYALVVQYVTSVVMDSVLMGQDNAAAAFIITRDPARVSDALLHTLGRGVTSLSGTGMYSREARAALLCAVRGHEITQLKRLVAEADADAFLIVMSAREVLGRGFKRHETLSQ; encoded by the coding sequence GTGCGAACGAGGCATGTTATAGACGGCGCGGTGATCTTCGCGGGGGCGTTTTGTTACGCGGCGGCCGTCGTCGTGTTCATCGCTCCCAATGTAATCCCGCTGGGCGGCGTGACGGGGATCGCGCTGCTGCTGGGCGGCACGCTGTCGCTGCCGGTCGGTACGCTCACACTGCTTTTGAATCTTCCCCTGTTTTGGCTCAGCCTGCGCTTCCTTGGGCGGAACTTCCTCGTGCGGACTCTGGCGGCCACCGTGCTGTCCTCCCTGCTGCTCGACGCGCTGGCCCCGCTGGCCGCGCGGTGGGCGCTCACCTACAGCGACAATCCCCTGTTGGCGGCTCTGTATGGCGGCGTCCTCTCCGGGGCCGGCCTGGGACTCGTCTTCTCCCGGGGCGCCACCACCGGCGGCAGCGACATCCTGGCCCGGCTGCTCCGCCTCAAATGGGAGCGCGTCGGTCTCGGCCGCCTCAACCTGATCGTAAACGCCGTCGTGGTGCTCATCTCTGCGCTGGTCTACCGGAGTCTGGAGAGCGCCCTGTACGCGCTGGTCGTCCAGTATGTGACCTCCGTCGTCATGGACAGCGTCCTCATGGGGCAGGACAACGCCGCCGCCGCGTTCATCATCACCCGAGACCCGGCGCGGGTGTCCGATGCTCTCCTGCACACCCTGGGCCGCGGCGTTACCTCCCTGTCGGGCACCGGCATGTACTCTCGCGAGGCGCGCGCCGCCCTGCTGTGCGCCGTGCGCGGCCACGAGATTACCCAGCTGAAACGCCTGGTGGCGGAGGCCGACGCGGACGCCTTCTTGATTGTCATGAGCGCCCGCGAAGTGCTGGGCCGAGGATTCAAACGGCACGAGACGCTGTCACAATAG
- a CDS encoding glycosyltransferase family 2 protein: MQTVRYSVVVPVYNEEAVIEETCRRLTGVMEGLGEPYEIIFVNDGSRDTTPQKAGALCRGDARLRLLSFARNFGHQAAITAGMEYAAGEAVIVIDADLQDPPEVIPAMIERWKAGYRVVYGKRLKRKGEGILKKVTAKLFYRVLRAMTDVDIPVDAGDFRLLDRRVCEALQALPERNRYVRGLVSWVGFSQTAVEYVREERFAGETKYPLRRMLALAGDALTSFSYKPLRLSIYLGGLLTAGCAVYLFIALILWLTGRSAPGWTLALPLFADGVLLLMLGIVGVYLGRLFDEAKRRPLYIVADAVGFAQTPPAEPCTDAAAASGRK; encoded by the coding sequence ATGCAGACTGTCCGTTACTCCGTCGTCGTACCCGTCTACAACGAGGAGGCGGTTATCGAGGAGACCTGCCGCCGGTTGACCGGGGTCATGGAGGGGCTCGGCGAGCCGTATGAGATCATCTTTGTCAACGACGGCAGCCGCGACACGACGCCGCAGAAGGCCGGCGCGCTCTGCCGGGGGGACGCGCGCCTCCGGCTGCTCTCGTTTGCCCGCAACTTCGGTCACCAGGCCGCCATCACGGCCGGCATGGAGTACGCGGCCGGCGAGGCCGTCATCGTCATCGACGCCGACCTGCAGGACCCGCCCGAAGTCATCCCGGCCATGATCGAGCGGTGGAAGGCCGGCTACCGGGTCGTCTACGGGAAACGCCTGAAACGCAAGGGAGAGGGCATCCTCAAAAAAGTCACCGCCAAGCTGTTCTACCGTGTGCTGCGGGCCATGACCGATGTGGACATCCCGGTGGACGCCGGCGACTTCCGCCTGCTCGACCGGCGGGTGTGCGAGGCGCTGCAGGCGCTGCCCGAGCGCAACCGCTATGTGCGGGGGCTCGTGAGCTGGGTGGGGTTCTCTCAGACAGCCGTGGAGTATGTGCGCGAGGAGCGCTTCGCCGGCGAAACCAAGTATCCGCTGCGCAGGATGCTTGCCCTCGCCGGAGACGCCCTCACGTCATTCTCTTACAAACCGCTGCGCTTGTCAATCTACCTGGGCGGGCTGCTTACGGCGGGCTGCGCCGTCTATCTGTTCATCGCGCTCATTTTGTGGCTGACAGGCCGTTCGGCACCGGGCTGGACCCTCGCGCTGCCGCTGTTCGCGGACGGAGTGCTTCTGCTCATGCTGGGCATCGTGGGCGTCTATCTCGGCCGTCTCTTCGACGAAGCCAAGCGGCGGCCGCTGTATATCGTTGCGGATGCCGTGGGGTTCGCGCAGACGCCTCCAGCCGAGCCGTGTACGGACGCAGCGGCTGCCAGCGGACGAAAATAA
- a CDS encoding ribonuclease III: MEYLRPDCDPAALHAFHTLALAHVGDGVFELMVRTRLCLSGRITAGDLHRETVRRVRAGAQAGYARQLWEMLSEEERAVFRRGRNAQTRAVPQAATREEYHLATALEALWGYLFLTGQAARLETLFAQLPIDN, translated from the coding sequence ATGGAGTATCTTCGCCCGGACTGCGACCCCGCGGCGCTGCACGCTTTCCACACCCTGGCGCTGGCCCATGTGGGCGACGGCGTGTTCGAACTCATGGTGCGTACGCGGCTGTGCCTGTCCGGCCGGATCACGGCGGGCGATCTGCACCGGGAAACCGTGCGCCGCGTGCGCGCCGGCGCCCAAGCCGGATACGCGCGGCAGCTTTGGGAGATGCTGTCGGAAGAGGAGCGCGCCGTCTTCCGGCGCGGCCGCAACGCCCAGACGCGCGCCGTCCCCCAAGCGGCCACGCGGGAGGAATACCACCTCGCCACAGCGCTGGAAGCGCTGTGGGGCTATCTGTTTCTGACCGGCCAGGCGGCGCGGCTCGAAACGCTCTTCGCCCAGCTGCCCATAGACAATTGA